The Hippoglossus hippoglossus isolate fHipHip1 chromosome 2, fHipHip1.pri, whole genome shotgun sequence genome includes a region encoding these proteins:
- the LOC117776679 gene encoding prolactin receptor-like: protein MLLLLCLLPLLSGSTTLTLNATYRAGHDHGEEVAVTTRPHIYYCRSPNMEDFTCWWRPLDNLTDGEVVSYVLTYSKDKGPRQECPDYTSAGPSSCHFDSSHTSIWKIYCMNVTAVTATRNYTSQKHCLDVADIVQTEAPVNVTYELTDPGGDEMGHNALLSWTYPVPSHLQYGWITLLYELQYRRITEPDNWKVKPSLREPRVELLGLPVGHYVIRVRCRSQNYGLWSEWSATLRMSIPNKLPAGKLLVLILVTGVGVLALLVIAFGVIPQSRRIKEYFLPQIPKPRIMGINPLLMKKGNLDEINRHLSNFHSYRPPSYTEEVWDQVSTDSIYVTTPKDYSAQADPMGGDKEALVIPGDLTPAAARLQLATQNPTPYMQSLSPYCSSPPQAFAPSLPAPSSWPRPEILSLPGTDYSVMGQGDSFPAPDATAVTTIGSPQDFYTCVQLMNESGEVHLVPCLPPPYCREFPPLQSGCGDDAEKEEKKRKLAEYQARKKFMSEPKDGGKAERSEASVPLLPVAVDNRG, encoded by the exons atgctgctgctgctctgtctgctTCCTCTGCTGAGCGGCAGCACGACGCTGACGCTGAACGCCACGTACAGAGCGGGACACGACCACG GGGAGGAAGTTGCCGTGACGACGAGGCCTCACATCTACTACTGCCGCTCGCCCAACATGGAGGACTTCACCTGCTGGTGGCGTCCGCTGGACAACCTGACGGACGGCGAGGTCGTGTCCTACGTCCTCACCTACTCCAAAGA TAAAGGCCCCCGACAGGAATGTCCCGACTACACGAGCGCTGGTCCCAGCAGCTGCCACTTCGACAGCAGCCACACGTCCATCTGGAAGATCTACTGCATGAACGTCACCGCCGTCACCGCCACCAGGAACTACACCTCCCAGAAGCACTGCCTGGACGTGGCTGATATCG TTCAGACTGAAGCTCCCGTCAACGTGACCTACGAGCTGACCGACCCCGGCGGCGACGAGATGGGCCACAACGCGCTGCTGTCCTGGACGTACCCGGTGCCGTCACACCTTCAGTACGGCTGGATCACGCTGCTGTACGAGCTTCAGTACAGACGCATCACCGAGCCCGACAACTGGAAG GTCAAACCCTCTCTGCGGGAGCCGCGCGTGGAGCTGCTCGGCCTCCCCGTCGGCCACTACGTCATCCGAGTCCGCTGCCGCTCGCAGAACTACGGCCTGTGGAGCGAGTGGAGCGCCACGCTGCGGATGAGCATCCCCAACAAACTGCCGGCAG GGAAACTGTTGGTGCTGATCCTGGTGACGGGCGTCGGCGTCTTGGCTCTGCTGGTCATCGCTTTTGGTGTAATTCCACAGAGCAGAag aataaaagagtACTTCCTGCCTCAGATTCCGAAGCCGAGGATCATGGGTATTAATCCGCTGCTGATGAAG aAGGGGAACCTGGATGAAATCAACCGCCACCTCAGTAACTTCCACAGCTACAGACCCCCGAGCTACACGGAGGAGGTGTGGGACCAGGTCAGCACTGACAGTATATATGTGACCACGCCGAAGGACTACAGCGCCCAGGCCGACCCCATGGGCGGGGACAAGGAGGCCTTGGTGATTCCAGGTGACCTGACGCCCGCGGCCGCCCGCCTCCAGCTCGCAACCCAAAACCCGACTCCCTACATGCAGAGCCTGTCGCCCTACTGCTCCTCGCCTCCCCAAGCCTTCGCTCCATCGCTGCCGGCTCCCTCCTCGTGGCCAAGGCCTGAGATCCTGTCGCTGCCGGGGACGGACTACAGCGTGATGGGACAGGGCGACTCCTTCCCGGCCCCCGACGCCACCGCCGTTACCACCATCGGCTCGCCTCAGGATTTCTACACCTGCGTCCAGCTCATGAACGAAAGCGGCGAGGTGCATCTGGTGCCGTGTTTGCCGCCGCCGTACTGCAGGGAGTTCCCGCCTCTGCAGAGCGGCTGCGGAGACGACGctgagaaggaggagaagaagaggaaactcGCCGAGTACCAAGCCAGGAAGAAGTTCATGAGCGAGCCCAAAGATGGCGGCAAGGCCGAGAGGAGCGAAGCGTCCGTGCCTCTGCTGCCTGTCGCCGTCGACAACAGGGGCTGA